From Anthonomus grandis grandis chromosome 20, icAntGran1.3, whole genome shotgun sequence, the proteins below share one genomic window:
- the LOC126747956 gene encoding uncharacterized protein LOC126747956, whose product MEIDRIEEEEEADINNNIITDSEQELPNRYNQDIPRVETPLTVETGTRNLTEIRQQISRSLSTRAANIRQYVSAIASNISSEYYEDIVKRVAYMCFITLFILIAIGYAYSQPGTGVRLKWRRSVRKMKRFSKGVFPVFQESTAGFYPILKDIVNVAHVILNHVFD is encoded by the exons ATGGAAATAGACAgaatagaagaagaagaagaagcagatataaataacaatattataaCAGACTCAGAACAAGAACTACCAAATAGATACAATCAAGACATTCCAAGGGTAGAAACTCCTCTAACAGTTGAAACTGGAACAAGAAACTTAACTGAAATTAGACAGCAAATCAGCAGAAGCCTTAGCACTCGTGCAGCAAATATACGACAATATGTCAGCGCTATAGCAAGCAACATCTCTTCGGAGTATTATGAAGATATCGTCAAGAGGGTGGCATACATGTgctttattactttatttattctaATTGCTATTGGCTATGCTTACTCTCAACCTGGTACTGGGGTGAGATTAAAATGGCGAAGGTCTGTCCGAAAAATG aaacggttTTCAAAAGGAGTGTTCCCTGTCTTTCAAGAGTCTACTGCTGGATTTTACCCAATTCTCAAAGATATCGTTAATGTGGCTCACGTTATTTTGAATCATGTGTTTGATTAA